The segment CGACCGTAATACCAGGGGACCGGCACATCAAATACACGTTGCGTGTGACGTGATAGGTCCCGGATATGACAGGGTTCGGCCTCCTCATCCCGCTACCCCGTGTCCGGCCCGTACGATGAGCCTCTGGCCAGGCTGGAGGTCGCCGATGGACACCAGGCGTCTGTACTCGTTCGTGAAGATCGTCGACGCCGGGAGCATCACTCGCGCCGCCGACATCCTGCATATCGCGCAGCCCGCGCTGAGCCAGCAGGTCTCCCTGCTGGAGAGCCAGTTCAAGCAGCAGCTGCTGATCCGCAGCAAGCGCGGGGTGGCGCCGACCGAAGCCGGGCGCGCCCTCTACCGGCATGCCCAGCTCATCCTGCGCCAGCTCGAACACGCCCAGGCGGCCGTCGACGTGTCCGGCCGGGCGCCCGCCGGGAGCGTCTCGGTCGGCCTCGCCCCGTACAGCACGGGCGCCGCTCTGGCCCTGCCGCTGCTGCGGGCGGTGCGCGAGCGCTACCCAGACATCCTGCTGCACATCAACGAGAACTTCGGCGGTGTCATCAGCGAAGCGATCATGACCGGCCGCATGGACATGGCGTTCATCTACGACGCGGGTCCCATACGCGGCGTCCAGTTCGAGCCGATGCGCACCGAGGACCTGTACCTGGTCGCCGCGCCGGGGGCCGTCCCGGGTGCCGCTCCGGCTTCCGGGAACGACGACGTGTCCATCGAGGAGCTGGCCGAGGTCGGGCTGCTGCTGCCGAGCCGGATCCACACCATCCGCCAGGTCGTCGACGCCGCCTTCCGGCAGGCCTCGCTCGAACCGAGGGTCGTCGGCGAGATCGAGTCGGTCCTGACGCTGGTGAGTGCCGTCAGCGCCGACGTCGGGGCCACCGTGCTGCCGTGGTCGGCGGCGCAGGCCATCCTCGACGTACGCAAGCTGGTGGTGCGGCGGATCGTCAACCCGGCGATCGAGGTCAAGCTCTCCCTCTGTACGTCCGACCACCAGCCGCTGTCCGAGCCCGCGCATGCCGTGCACGATCTCTTCCACGAGCTGATCCTCGAATTCGGAAAGAATTCCGGCGGCCGATGACGTCACACGGAACGCGTATTGGTCGGCCGGGCTGAGCACCGGCTAGCGTTCTCACCGCCAAAGCCGAACGGCATTACGGGAGCGGTGGATGACAAAGCGTGTGCTCATTACCCGCGAGCGGCTCCCCGGCGGCGGGCTGACCCGTCTCGGGTCCCGCGCCGAGGTCGTGACCGGTCCGGGCCGACCGGCCGAACTGGCCGAACTCGCCCGGCGGGCGGGCGGCGTGAGCGCCATCCTGGCGCTGGGCAACGACCGCGTGGACGCCAGGCTGCTGGACGCGGCCGGTCCCGGGCTGCGGGTGGTCAGCCTGGCCAGCATGGGGTACGACGGCGTGGACCAGCGGGCCGCCGCCGACCGTGGTGTCGTGGTCACCCACACCCCCGGGGTGCTGGCCGAGACCACCGCCGACCTGACGTTCGCTCTGATCCTGGCCGCCCGCCGCCGGATCGGCGCCGCGCGTGACGCGCTGCACGCCGGAAGCTGGGATGTGTTCCGGATGGAGGACTACCTCGGCCTGGACGTGTACGGCACCACCCTGGGCCTGGTGGGCTACGGGCAGATAGCCAGGGCGGTGGCCCGGCGGGCCGCCGGATTCGGCATGCGGGTGCTGCACCACTCCCGGTCCGAAACGGCGCTCTCCCTGCCGCAGTTGCTCGCCGAGTCCGACATCGTCTCGCTGCACGTCCCGCTCACCCAGGCCACCCACCACTTGATCGGCCCGGCCGAACTGCGCGCCATGAAACCGACCGCGACGCTGGTCAACACCTCCCGGGGCGCGGTGGTGGACGAGGCCGCGCTGCTGCGCGCGCTCGATGACGGCACCATCCACTCGGCCGGCCTGGACGTCTACGAACGCGAGCCGCGCGGCACGGATGTCGCCGATCTGCTCGCCCGGCCGGGCCTGTTCGCCCTGCCGCACATCGGCTCGGCCAGCGAGCCCACCCGTGCCGCGATGGTGGACCTCGCGGTGGACAACGTGCTGGACGTCCTCGACGGCCGACCGGCCCGTACCCCGCTGCCCGGCACGAAGGCGGTACCGGCATGAGCGCAGGCCCGCTCTTCGACATCGCCGGGCGCGTCGCGCTGATCACCGGCTCCAGCCGGGGCATCGGCCGCGCGCTGGCCCAGGGGCTGCTGGAGGCCGGGTGCACCGTCGTGCTCAACGGCCGCAGCACCGCTGCCCTCGACCGGACCCGCAAGGAACTGGCCGAGCGCTTCGGCGACATGGTGTTCGCCCATGCCTTCGACGTGACCGACCCCGCCGCCGTGGCGGCGGGCGTCGCCGCGGTCGAGGACGAGGCTGGGCCGGTCGACATCCTGGTCAACAACACCGGGACGCAACACCGCGCGCCCCTGGTGGACTTCGCCGACGACGACTGGCACCGGCTGATCGCCACCAACCTCACCAGCGCCTTCCTGATGGGCCGGGAGGTCGCCCGCCGGATGGTGCCGCGCGGCCACGGCAAGATCATCAACATCTGCTCCGTGCAGAGCGAGACGGTACGGCCCGGCATCGCCCCCTACGCGGCCACCAAGGGCGGGCTGAAGCTGCTCACCAAGGGCATGTGCGCGGACCTGGGGCCCTCGGGCCTCCAGGTCAACGGCCTCGGGCCGGGCTACTTCGAGACCGAGCTGACCGAGGCGCTGGTCGCGGACGAGGAATTCAGCGCGTGGGTGCGAAAGCGCACCCCGGCCGGGCGCTGGGGCAGGGTCGAGGATCTGATCGGCGCCCTGGTCTTCCTGTCGGCGCCCGCGTCCGACTTCGTCAACGGCCAGGTGCTGTACGTAGACGGCGGCATGCTGTCCGTCCTGTGAGGTCAAGGTCAGGAGAAGGAATCCAGATGCGCGCGTGCGTCGTCCACAAGGCGGGCGATCTCCGGGTCGAGGCGTGGGACCCCGGCCTTCCCGGTCCCGGGGAGGTTCTGGTGGCCGCGACCCTGGGCGGCATCTGCGACTCCGACCTGCACTACTACCATCGCGGCTCGGTCGGTGACTTCCAGGTGCGCCAGCCCATGGTGCTCGGCCACGAGGTCGTCGGCCGGATCAGCGCGCTCGGCCCCGGTACGGACGGCCCGGCCGCTGGCACCCCGGTGGCGGTCCACCCGGCCACCCCGTGCGGCGCCTGCCCGGAGTGCGCGCGCGGCGAGCGGAACGTGTGCGGGCACGCCCGCTATCTGGGCAGCGCCGCACGGATGCCCCACGTCCAGGGCGGTTTCGCCCAGCGCCTCGTCGTACCCGCCGACCAGGTACGGGCGCTGCCGCCCGGCCTCGACCCGCGCCGGGCCGTGCTCGCCGAGCCGCTCTCCGTCGCCCTGCACGCCGTACGCCGCGCCGGGGAGGTGGCCGGCCGACGGGTGCTGGTCACCGGCGCCGGGCCCATCGGCGCCCTGGTGGTCGCCGCTCTGCGCCACGCGGGCGCGGCCGAGGTGATCGTCAGCGATCTGCTGGACGCTCCCCTGGCCGTCGCCCGGCGGGTCGGCGCCACGGCTACCGTCCGCGCGGACCGCCCGGACGACCCCGCCTGGCCGGACTGCGTCGACATCGCCATCGAGGCCTCCGGCTCCGCGCCCGGCCTCGGCACCTGCCTGCGGCGCGTACGCCGTGGCGGCACCGTCGTCCTGCTCGGACTGCTCCCGCCCGGCGAGACCGGGTTCATGGGCAATGCGGTGGTCACCCGGGAGATCACCATGCGCGGCGCCTTCCGCTTCGACCGCGAATTCGACGACGCCCTCTCCCTCCTCGCCTCGGGCCTGGACGTCGACCCGGTCATCAGCCACACCTTCCCCCTGACCAGGGCCGTCGAGGCGTTCGACCTCGCCGGTGACCGCACCCGGGCGTCAAAGGTCCTGCTGGACCTGGATGATCTGCGCCAGGGATCCGCCTGACCCAGGCCACGGTCGCTGATAGAACCGCGCTATGACTTACAGGTTCACCGCTCTCGCCGCCGGAGCGGAGACAGACCCGGACGGCTACTTCACCGAGGCCGGCATCTCCGAGCGCACGGACGGCAGCGGCTTCGTCATGCTGTTCATGTCCGGCGAGGAGGAGCCGGACGAGCAGGACACTCGACTGGGGTTCGACACGCACTGCCTGGTCACCGCAGGACAGGGCACGGCATACGGATGCGTGCGAGGAGCCGTCCTGACCGGCAACGTCCTCCGCGTCTCCCTGGACCCTGCGGCACTGACAGCCCTGGGCCTGGCGGACGCCGAGATCGAAGCCACCATCGAGGCACCGGCCGAGGACTTCGCCCGGTTCCGCGAAGTCCTCGCTCGGGTCCTGGCCTACGGACGCGCCGACGCGCTGCCCACGCACGTCGTCATCTGACCCCGGCCAGGCCCCCGGGCGGCGTCTCGCCGTCCGGGGGCCGCCTCATGCGCTACGGCGTCACCACCGCGCCGCCGAAGGTGACGGCGAGGTGGCCGTCCGAGGCGAAGGACCAGCCCAGGGCGCCGGAGTAGGAGGAGCACCGGGACCCGTTCGTGCCGGTCCAGAACTGGTTGGAGCTGTCGGCGTCGCCGATGGTCTTGTCGTTCGAGCCGCTGACGGCGAAGCGGCACGAGGTGTTGGTCCGGAACACCGAAGTGCCGGTGTCGAAGGAGAAGTTGCGCTCGGCGTTGTCGACGCTGACGTTGTTCGCGATGGTCATCGTGCCGGGGTTGCTGTTGTACGTGAACCCGTGGTGGCCGTTGCCGTAGGCGATGCTGTGCTGGACGACGTGGTTGACCGCGATGTCGTCGCCGCCGAGCTTGTAGCCGTTGCGGTCGCCGTTGGCGTTGACGGTGCCGTCGCTCAGGGTGCCGTTGCCGTAGGAGAGGGAGTACTCGATGGTCACCGGGCCGATGGCGCCGGTGTCGGTCTTGGTGTAGAGGTCCCAGCCGTCGTCGATGTTGTTGTGGGAGACGGCGTAGCGGAACACGTTCCCGGTGCCGGTGGTGAGCTTCGCGGCGAAGCCGTCGGCGTCCTCTCCGTCGGAGTCCGCGTTGTCGTGCGACTCCGCGCTCAGGATCAGGTTGTCGGACGGCCACTGGCTGCTCGGGGTGCTGGAGGAGATCCGGCCGAGCTGCAGCCCGGTGTCGCGGTTGTACGCGGTCACCGTGCGCTCGATGACGTTGTCGCTGCCGCCCACGTAGATCCCGTTGTCGCCCGCGTGCTGGACGGTGAGGCCGTAGACGTGCCAGTACGAGGCGTTGAGCTGGAGCCCGCGGTTCGACGAACTCTCGCTCTGGGCCGAGAAGTCCAGCACGGGGGTCTCCCCCGGGTAGGCGGACAGGGTGGTGCGGGCGGCGGCGGTGCCGTCGGTACCCGCCGGGACGGTCACCGTGGAGGCGTAGTTGTACGTCCCGCCGCGCAGGTAGATCGTGCCGCCGGAGGTGATGCGGCTGATGGCGGAGGTGAGCGTCGTCGGGGCCGACGCCGTTCCGGCCGCGCCGTCGGTGCCGCTCGGTGACACGTACAGCACGGTGCCTGTCGCCGCCCCGGCCACGTCCGCGTCGAGGTAGTCGACGTTGGGCAGGCCGACGGCGGTGGTCGGGCTGAGCCGGATGGTGTTGCTGCCCGCGCTCACCGGCACGGTCAGCGTCTTCGTCACCCAGGTCGACCAGGCGCCGGTGGCCTCGAACGACGCCGAGGCCGCCGTCGTGCCGTTCACCGTGACGTCGGCGGGCCGGGCGGTGGTGGTCCCGTTGGCGAAGCGGACGTTCAGTGTCGCCGTGCCCGCGGCGGCGGCGGTCACGGTGAACTGCGCGTAGGCGCCGGTCGCGTTGGTGCCGTTGCAGAATCCGCTGCCGGAGTAGCCCGTCCAGTCGGAGTCGATGGTGCCGGTGCAGACCGCCGGGGAACTCTCGGCCTCGTAACGGACTGACGCGGCCTGGGCCGCGTTGCCGGACAGCGCGACGAGCGCGCCTGCCAGCAGGCTGACGCACGCTATGGCGGGTGTCGCTTGCATCGTTGTGCCTCCAGGTTGGTGGGCGTACACAGACGGAAAGCGCTTTCTCCGACGACGACGCTAAGGAGCGGCCATGGGCACGTCAACATCCACGTACGTAATTTCTGTTCACAAACGTGAATTGATGTGAGGGGGCTGACGCCTACGCGGTGCCCGGCGCGGTGCCCAGTGCGGCGATCAGCTGATCCAGCGTCAGACCCTCGGCGTCCTTGTAGGACTCCCAGCGCGCGAAGAGTGCCGAAGCCGCTCCGGCGAGCTCGTCGGAGACATCCGCCGCCGCGCACGCCTCGGCGATCTCTCCCATTTCCGGCACCCACCGCCACGCGCGCGGCCCCGCGCTCAGCAGTTGCCCGGTCTGCCCGAGTGGCGTGTGCGGCAGCTTGTCGTGGGCCAGCGCGAGCAGTTCATCGAGCACCCCGTGCCCGTCCGCCAGCGCGCATGCCTGGGCCGCCAGCGCGTAGGTGAGCTTGTTGTACGAGGCGAACGCCAGCTTCAGAGCCGAGGCGCGGCCCACGCCGCCGCTCATCACGACCGGTTCCAGGAAGGTGCCGTCGAACACCGCCCGTACCCGCTCCACCGCCGCGTCCGGCCCCGACAGGTACAGCCGCGTCGTCCCGGAGGACCGGGGCGGCGGGCCCACGATCCCGCCGTCCACCACTGTGCCCCCGGCGGCGCCGACCAGGTCGGCGATCCGGCGGGCATGCCGCGGGCTGATCGCGTTCGCCTCCGCGTAGACGCCGGTGAACCCCGACGCCGCGACGCGCTCGGCCACATCCGGCGCCGCGGCGGGCGGGCACACGCTGACGATCAGCCAGCAGGATTCGGCCAGCTCCCCGAGGTCTTGCGCGGCGCGCAGTCCCGCCGACTCCGCCCGCCGCCGCGTCGCCTCTCCCCGGCCCTGCGGCAACCACAGGACAGGCGTGCCGGCTGCCACGATCTGCCGCCCGACCTCGGCGCCCATCGCGCCCGGATGAAGTATCCCGACACCCTGATCCATCACGAGTCCGATCATAGGCAGGGAACACCCTGTTACCGTCCCACGGTGTTCTCCCTCCACGAGCCCGCCCTGTTCACCCGGCTGCGCGACGCCCGGCGCGTGCTCATCGCCGGAGCCGGCGGCGGCTTCGACGTCTACGCCGGACTGCCCCTGGCCCTGGCCCTGCGCGCGTCGGGCAAGGAAGTCCATCTGGCCAACCTCTCCTTCGCCGACCTGCACGGCCTGGACCTGGACGTATGGGTGGACCACGACGTGGCCGCCATCCGCCCGGACACCACCGTCCGAGGCGGCTACTTCCCCGAGCACACCCTCGCCCAGTGGCTCGAACTGCGGGGCCTGCCCTCGACCGTGTACGCCCTCAACCGCACCGGCGTACAGCCGCTGCGCGCCGCCTACCGGGCGCTGCTGAGCCACCTGGGCGGCGCCGGCCCCATCGACGCGATCATCCTGGTCGACGGCGGAACCGACATCCTCATGCGCGGCGACGAGAACGGACTCGGCACCCCCGAGGAGGACATGGCCAGCCTCGCCGCCGTCAACGGACTGCCCGAGGTCCCGCACCGGCTCGTGGCCTGCCTCGGCTTCGGTATCGACGCCTACCACGGCGTCAACCACGCCCTCGTCCTGGAGAACCTCGCCGCCCTGGAACGCGACGGCGCCTACCTCGGAGCGTTCTCCCTCCCCCGGACCTCCCGCGAGGGCGCGCTCTACCTGGAAGCCGTGGCCCACGCCCAGGCCTCCACCCCGGACCACCCCAGCATCGTCAACGGCTCCATAGCCGCCGCCGTACGCGGCGACTTCGGCAACGTGCAGTTCACCGAACGCACCAAGCACAGCGAGCTGTTCATCAACCCCCTGATGTCCCTGTACTTCTGCGTGGACGCCCCCGGCCTGGCCCGCCGCAACCTCTACCTCGACCGGCTGGAACAGACCCACCTCACGCGGCAGATCAGCACCCTGATCGAGGAGTTCCGCGACGAGCTGCCCCGCCGGCGCCCGCCCCGCACCATTCCGCACTGACGTGTGGAGAACCGCCTGACATTTTCCTGGGTCAAGCGGGCACAAGCCCTGTGAGAACGCGGACAGGCAGCACTCATGTACGTGCTGCTCCTCCCCGCCCTGACCCCCTTCATCCTGCTCGGCACCCCCATGGGCCTGGCCTGGTCGGCGCAGACCGGCCCCGGCCCCTATAGACCCCGTCCAGCAAACGAGACCAGCGAAATGGGAGAGCCATGGACCTCGGATCGAAGCTCAAGAGCAAGACGCAGGTAGCCAAGGGCAGGATCAAGGAAGGCTTCGGCCGTGCCACCGGAAACAAGCGGCTGAAGCGGGAAGGCATGGCCGGCCGGGTCATGGGGAACCTGAGGCAGTCCGGCGAGAAGGCCAAGGCCGCTTTCAAGCGGTGACGCGGTGGCCGAAAAGGCCCATCGGCGCCGTCGGCGGCGTCACTGCTCCTTGATCTCGTCGATCCGGACGGGGCCGCCGGTGGTGACCGACTGGACGGCGGCCAGGGCGATGGACAGGGCGGCGCGGGCGTCCTGTCCGGTGACGGTGGGGCTGGTCCCGGTGCGTACGCAGGTGGTGAAGTCGGCCAGTTCGGCGACGTACGCGTCGTGGAAGAGGTCCTGGTCGTAGGTGACGCACTCGGCGGCGATGCCCTCGGCGCCGTAGGAGGTCAGGTGGGTGCGGCGGACGTCGCCCATGGTGAGCATGCCGGCGGAGCCGAAGACCTCGCCGCGTACGTCGTAGCCGTAGACGGCCTGGAAGTTGGCCTCGGCGGTGGCGATGGCGCCGTTGTCGAAGCGGATGGTGACGACGGCGGTGTCGAGCAGGCCACGGTCCTTGAAGTCGGGGCGCACCAGGGCGTCGGCCATGGCGAAGACCTCGACGGGCTCGGCGCCGGGGTTGAGGTAGCGCAGGGTGTCGAAGTCGTGGATGAGGGTCTCCAGGAAGATCGTCCACGGCGGGATGGGCGCCGGGTCGGCCAGCTTCGGGTCGCGGGTGAGCGAGCGCAGCAGCTGCGGGGTGCCGATGGCACCGGAGACGACCTTGTCGTGGGCGGCGCGGAAGCCGGCGTCGTAGCGCCGGTTGAAGCCGACCTGGAGGACGACGCCGGCCTCGCGGGCGGCGTCGATGGCGCGGTCGGCCTCGGCGAGGGTGACCGCCATGGGCTTCTCGCAGTAGACGGCCTTGCCCGCCCGCGCCGCCGCCTCGACGAGACCGGCGTGGGTGCGGGCCGGGGTGGAGATGACCACGGCGTCGACGTCCGGGTCGGCGAGCAGCTCGCCGATGTCGGTGTACGACGTGGGGCAGCCCAGCCGGTCCGCGAGGCCCTTCGCGGCGCCCGGCGCGGGGTCGGCGACGGCGGCGAGCCGGACCCCCGGGAGGCGGCGGGCGAGGGACTCGGCGTGGAAGGAGCCCATCCGTCCGGCGCCGACGAGGCCGACGGCGAGCGGCTGCTGAGGCTGCTGAGGGGTCATGAGAGTTCTCCGTACGTCGTTGTCAGAGGGTGAAGGCGGCGCGGAAACGTTCCAGCGCGAGGTCGTCGTCGCCGGAGGCCCAGGCCTCCATGGCGACCGTGCCGTCGTAGCCGATGTCCGCGAGGGCCCGTGCGACGGCCGGGTAGTTGATCTCCCCGGTGCCCGGCTCGCAGCGGCCCGGTACGTCGGCGATCTGGATCTCCCCGATCAGGCCCAGCCCGTGCGCCCGGCGGACCAGCTCGATGAGATTCCCCTCGCCGATCTGCGCGTGGTACAGGTCCAGGTTCATCCGCAGGCCCGGCCGGTCCACGGCCTCGACCAGCGCCATGGTGTCGGCGGCCCTGGCGAACGGCACTCCGGGGTGGTCGACGGCGGTGTTGAGGTTCTCCAGGGTGAAGACGACACCGGCGCTCTCGCCCAGCTCGGCGATCCGGGTGAGCGTGCGGTGGGCCATGCTCCGCATCGGGCCGTCGGGCTCGCCGGTCACCGGCACCAAGGGCAGACCCTTGCCGTCCAGGCCGGTGCCGTGCAGGTTCAGCCGCGGGCAGCCGAGCTGCTCGGCGGCCTTCACCGACTCCTCGGCGGTGCGCAGCAGCTCGTCGGCGCCGTCCTGGTCGGTCAGGGTGCCGCGGATGTAGCCGGTCATCGACGAGAAGTCGGCCGGCGTACGGGCGAGGGCATCGAGGTCGTGCCGGGTCCAGTCCCAGATCTCGACCTGGAAGCCCGCGTCGTGGATACGGCGGACCCGCTCCTGGATCGGCCGGTCCCGGAAGACCATCTCGGCGCAGACCGCCAGCGTGATCATCGCCATCACCTCCACGTATAGAACGTTCTAGTCCCCAGTAGTACGCCAGCCACCCACTCGGCCTGTCAAGGGTCCGCCGCCCGAGAATTAGAACGTTGCAGTACCTTGAAGCAGCGACTTCACCCCACGACAGGGAGGGCAGCGGTGTCACCGACCCCCGCGGTCCCGGACGGGAAGCGGCCCACCCTCGCCGACGTGGCCGCGCGGGCCAATGTGTCCACGGCTCTGGTCTCGATCGTCATACGCGGGACCAAGGGCGCGAGCGCCGCCACCCGCGAACGGGTCCTGCAGGCCGCCAAGGACATCGGCTACCGGCCCGACACCCGGGCCCGGCTGCTGCGCAGCCACCGCTCTCGCCTGCTCGGCGTGCAGTTCGAGCTCCAGAGCGCCTTCCACACCGACCTGGTCGAGGGCATCTACGCGGCGGCCGAACCGGCGGGCTACCAGATCGCCCTGAGCGCCGTGGCCCCCAGCCGCAGCGAACAGCAGGCCGTGGACACCCTCCTCGCCGACCGCTGCGAGGCCCTGATCCTGCTCGGCCCGCAGGCCCCCGCCGCCCGCCTGGCCGAACTCGCCGCGCAACTGCCGGTCGTCTCCCTGGCCCGCCGGCTGCGCGCGTCCGCCGGGAACGTCGAGGTCGTACGGACCGCCGACGAGGAGGGCGCCCGCCAGGCCGTGGACCACCTGGTGGCGCTCGGCCACCGCGACATCGCCCACGTCGACGGCGGCCGGGCCCCCGGCGCCGCCGACCGCCGACGCGGCTACCGCACCGCCATGGTCCGCCACGGCCTCGCCGCCCACGTCCGCGTACTGCCCGGCGGACTGACCGAGGACGACGGCTCCGCCGCGGCCCGCACCCTGCTCACCACCCGCCCCCGGCCCACCGGCGTACTGGCCTTCAACGACCGCTGCGCCACCGGCCTCCTCGACACCTTCCTGCGCGCCGCCGTCCCGGTCCCCGGCGGCATCTCCGTCATCGGCTTCGACGACAGCCGGCTCGCCCGCCTGGCCCACATCGACCTCACCACCGTCGGCCAGGACATCCCGCGCATGGCCGCACTGGCGGTCGGCCGCGCCATCGCCCGGCTGGACGGCGAACCGGCCGACGAACCCGCGCCCGGGACGGAGACCGTCATCGCCCCGCATCTCATCACCCGCGGCACCACGGCCCCGCCCACGACGGCCTGAACCCCACCGACCACGACGTCGATGGGGTTCAGGCCGTGCTCCGGTGTTACTTGAGCTTGACGGTGTCCGCCGCCGAGGTGACGGCACCGGAGGCGCTGTTGCCCGCGTACACGAAGCGCCACTTGCCGGCCGCCGTGGCCTTGGCCGTGGCCTTGACGGCGCCGGTGCTGGAGCTCTTGACCGTCTTGACGGTCTTCCAGGCCGTCGTGCCGGCCTTGAGGAACTGCAGCTTGACGCTCTGCTTGGTGTAGGCCTGCCACTTGTGGTTGTCCCAGTTGGCCCGGGTGAGCTTGCTGGTGACCGTGAGCGTGGCGTTCTTCTTCACCGGCTCCGGGGTGGCGTTGGCGGCCGCCAGTTTGTCCTGCCGCTTGAAGGAGAAGCTGGTCGCCTTGGGCTTGAAGGCCGTGCCGCCGTCGTTGCCGGTGACCTGGACCGCGAGGTACCAGGTGCCGGCCAGCTCGTTGGCGAGGTCGGTCACGTTGAGCTTCTCGGTGTAGGTGCACACGGAGGTGGTCGCGGAGGAGGCCGTGCAGGTGGCCGGCGTGAAGTCGGCGGCGTCCGCCTCGGTGGGCGGGTCGATGAGCTTCGGCCAGGGGGCTGTCTTGACGCCCTTGACACCGGAGTCGTCGGAGACGGTCACCGAGACCGAGACCTTCTTGGTGCCGGTGGTCCCGAAGACCAGCGAGCTGACCTTCGCCTTGTCGATCGTCGGCTTGACGGCGGTGTCGGCGAAGGCCGGGGTGGCGGCCAGGCTGCCGAGAACGATGGCGCAGGCAAGGGCCGGAACCGCGATACGTATACGCATGAATCCCCACGATGAAAGAGGCGGCCCGCCAGAAACCCCCCGGTGGGCCTTGTTGACCTCCGCAGCGTACATACGCGGTAAGGCCCTGCCCCTTGCTGTTCCACGGCCGTGACAGAGCAGGTCACTCCTGTGACACACGCACCAGCCGAACCACTGGTCACCCGCTGGACGGAACCGGCGAGAGCGGGGCGCTGACACCGGAACTCGGACTCGGAGTCAGGCTCGGGCTCGGACTCGGCGTGCTGTCGGGAGTGGCGCTTGCGTCGGGCGAGGCGGAGGCGTCCGCAGGCGGTGCCACGTCAGTGGACGCGCCCGGCGTGGGCGTCCCGCTGGGGGACGGGCTCGGGGTGCCGGTCGAGCCGCCGCCCAGCGAGGTGCCGCTGCCCGGCTCGCTTCTGACCACGGCCGCCACCGGCTTGCCCGCGATCAGCTCCGCCGCGGTCACCACGCCCATCGCCAGGACGAAGACCAGACCCGTCGTCAGGGCGTACGTCTTCCAGCCCCTGGCTTTCCAGCCCCTGGGTTTCCTGGCCGTGGGTTTCCTGGCCGTGGCGTCCGGCGGCGGATCGAACGTCTGAACCGCCCGCTCCCCGGCCGGCATGCGCCCACGGATCCCCTCGCCGGTCCGGTGGAAGAGATGCTGGAAGAGCGCGGCGCCGGTGGTCGCGCTGGTGCTGACCACGGCGGCGCCGACGATCGTCCCGTGCACCCCCAGCAGGGACGCCATCAACGCGCCCACGACGGCCGCGAGCGTGCTCGCGGCCACCTGGACGACGCTCAGGTCGAGCACTCTGCGCTCGGGCGCGCTCGGCTCTTCTTCCGTTTCCGGGTCACCCATCGATACCCCTTACTGGGTGAACATCCCGGCGTGCAGGGTCTTGAGTATCCGGGCCAGGAGGCGGGACACGTGCATCTGGGAGAGGTGGAGTTCGGCGCCGATCTCGGACTGCGTCATCTCCGCTCCGAAGCGCATCCGCAGGATGCTCCGGTCGCGTGCGCCGAGCCGGGCCAGCAGCGGCTTGAGCGCCTCCAGGTTCTCCACGTTCTCCATGCCCGGGTCGTCCGCGCCGAGCCGGTCGGCGTAGGAGGAGTAGGCGCCGGGGGCGTCGCCGGCCTCGCCGGTGGGGATGTCCAGTGATCCGGCGGTGTAGCCGTTGCCCGCCACCACACCCTGGAGGACCTGTCCCGGGCTCAGGTCCAGGTACGACGCCAGCTCCGCCGTCGTCGGCATGTGGTCCTGGGTCTGCGACAGCGCCTCCGTGGCCTTGGCCAGCGACAGGCGCCGCTCCTGCAGCTCACGGGGCACGTGCACCGCCCAGCTCGTGTCGCGCAGGAACCGCTTGATCTCGCCGGTGATGTAGGGGATCGCGAAGGTGGTGAACTCGACCTCGCGGGAGAGGTCGAAGCGGTCGATGGCCTTGATCATGCCGATCATCCCGACCTGGACGAGCTCCTCCATCCCCTCTCTTCGGTGCCGGAACCGGGCTGCCGCGAACTTGACCATGGACACGTTCAGTTCGATGAGGGTGTTCCGCGCGTACTGGTATTCCGGCGTGCCCTCCTCCAGGACCCGGAGCCGTACGAAGAACTGCTTCGACAGCACCCGCGCGTCCATGGGAGCGACCTTGCCCGTTTCCTCGATCCACGGAAGCCG is part of the Streptomyces sp. NBC_01262 genome and harbors:
- the nac gene encoding nitrogen assimilation transcriptional regulator NAC, which gives rise to MDTRRLYSFVKIVDAGSITRAADILHIAQPALSQQVSLLESQFKQQLLIRSKRGVAPTEAGRALYRHAQLILRQLEHAQAAVDVSGRAPAGSVSVGLAPYSTGAALALPLLRAVRERYPDILLHINENFGGVISEAIMTGRMDMAFIYDAGPIRGVQFEPMRTEDLYLVAAPGAVPGAAPASGNDDVSIEELAEVGLLLPSRIHTIRQVVDAAFRQASLEPRVVGEIESVLTLVSAVSADVGATVLPWSAAQAILDVRKLVVRRIVNPAIEVKLSLCTSDHQPLSEPAHAVHDLFHELILEFGKNSGGR
- a CDS encoding NAD(P)-dependent oxidoreductase, yielding MTKRVLITRERLPGGGLTRLGSRAEVVTGPGRPAELAELARRAGGVSAILALGNDRVDARLLDAAGPGLRVVSLASMGYDGVDQRAAADRGVVVTHTPGVLAETTADLTFALILAARRRIGAARDALHAGSWDVFRMEDYLGLDVYGTTLGLVGYGQIARAVARRAAGFGMRVLHHSRSETALSLPQLLAESDIVSLHVPLTQATHHLIGPAELRAMKPTATLVNTSRGAVVDEAALLRALDDGTIHSAGLDVYEREPRGTDVADLLARPGLFALPHIGSASEPTRAAMVDLAVDNVLDVLDGRPARTPLPGTKAVPA
- a CDS encoding SDR family oxidoreductase, yielding MSAGPLFDIAGRVALITGSSRGIGRALAQGLLEAGCTVVLNGRSTAALDRTRKELAERFGDMVFAHAFDVTDPAAVAAGVAAVEDEAGPVDILVNNTGTQHRAPLVDFADDDWHRLIATNLTSAFLMGREVARRMVPRGHGKIINICSVQSETVRPGIAPYAATKGGLKLLTKGMCADLGPSGLQVNGLGPGYFETELTEALVADEEFSAWVRKRTPAGRWGRVEDLIGALVFLSAPASDFVNGQVLYVDGGMLSVL
- a CDS encoding L-idonate 5-dehydrogenase, whose product is MRACVVHKAGDLRVEAWDPGLPGPGEVLVAATLGGICDSDLHYYHRGSVGDFQVRQPMVLGHEVVGRISALGPGTDGPAAGTPVAVHPATPCGACPECARGERNVCGHARYLGSAARMPHVQGGFAQRLVVPADQVRALPPGLDPRRAVLAEPLSVALHAVRRAGEVAGRRVLVTGAGPIGALVVAALRHAGAAEVIVSDLLDAPLAVARRVGATATVRADRPDDPAWPDCVDIAIEASGSAPGLGTCLRRVRRGGTVVLLGLLPPGETGFMGNAVVTREITMRGAFRFDREFDDALSLLASGLDVDPVISHTFPLTRAVEAFDLAGDRTRASKVLLDLDDLRQGSA
- a CDS encoding Imm10 family immunity protein; the encoded protein is MTYRFTALAAGAETDPDGYFTEAGISERTDGSGFVMLFMSGEEEPDEQDTRLGFDTHCLVTAGQGTAYGCVRGAVLTGNVLRVSLDPAALTALGLADAEIEATIEAPAEDFARFREVLARVLAYGRADALPTHVVI
- a CDS encoding carbohydrate-binding protein, with translation MQATPAIACVSLLAGALVALSGNAAQAASVRYEAESSPAVCTGTIDSDWTGYSGSGFCNGTNATGAYAQFTVTAAAAGTATLNVRFANGTTTARPADVTVNGTTAASASFEATGAWSTWVTKTLTVPVSAGSNTIRLSPTTAVGLPNVDYLDADVAGAATGTVLYVSPSGTDGAAGTASAPTTLTSAISRITSGGTIYLRGGTYNYASTVTVPAGTDGTAAARTTLSAYPGETPVLDFSAQSESSSNRGLQLNASYWHVYGLTVQHAGDNGIYVGGSDNVIERTVTAYNRDTGLQLGRISSSTPSSQWPSDNLILSAESHDNADSDGEDADGFAAKLTTGTGNVFRYAVSHNNIDDGWDLYTKTDTGAIGPVTIEYSLSYGNGTLSDGTVNANGDRNGYKLGGDDIAVNHVVQHSIAYGNGHHGFTYNSNPGTMTIANNVSVDNAERNFSFDTGTSVFRTNTSCRFAVSGSNDKTIGDADSSNQFWTGTNGSRCSSYSGALGWSFASDGHLAVTFGGAVVTP